The following are encoded in a window of Synergistota bacterium genomic DNA:
- a CDS encoding LCP family protein — translation MVMIRYILESKFVFIVLALIAALIGGGIRLYYSINPDTKAIKASLLTTGRDRVNILFIGVDDVEGTHRADTIALASFDLNNRGIGAISIPRDTRVRVPGRGWTKINHAYAYGGVRLLKETLKEFLAIPIDHYVKIDYKGFINLIDLIGGVELYVEKNMRYVDKWGGLYINLKKGYQKLNGKKALEYVRFRHDPEGDIGRIKRQWKFLKAVVRKLKSQDMWKRLPSIAVEAVKVVKTDLTPEQLIYIASLFRGIDFSRIRWGMVPGRPAYIDGISYWLPDLNALERLKKWVIWGEGPSPKDIKREITVEVLNGNGLLGAASKVRKILEGYGYRVIKVGNADRLDYSITKIVDNTGRNLEVAKRIVKILGYGVAISERRKDSSFSITIILGKDMKE, via the coding sequence TTGGTGATGATAAGGTATATACTTGAATCCAAGTTTGTTTTTATCGTCTTAGCTCTGATAGCTGCGCTTATTGGTGGAGGTATACGTCTCTATTACTCAATTAACCCGGATACGAAAGCCATTAAAGCCTCTCTTTTAACGACTGGAAGAGATCGCGTTAATATTCTTTTTATAGGGGTAGATGATGTTGAGGGAACGCATCGTGCAGATACCATTGCTTTGGCGAGCTTTGATCTTAATAATAGGGGAATAGGAGCGATATCTATACCAAGAGATACGAGAGTACGCGTTCCTGGAAGAGGCTGGACTAAAATAAATCACGCTTATGCCTATGGTGGAGTGAGGCTTCTTAAGGAAACGTTGAAAGAATTCCTTGCAATTCCCATAGATCACTATGTTAAGATAGATTATAAGGGTTTTATAAATCTGATTGATCTCATAGGTGGAGTAGAGCTTTATGTAGAGAAAAACATGAGATATGTGGATAAATGGGGAGGACTTTATATAAACCTGAAAAAGGGATATCAAAAGCTTAACGGGAAGAAAGCATTGGAGTATGTTAGATTCAGACATGATCCTGAGGGAGATATAGGCAGGATTAAAAGGCAGTGGAAGTTTCTCAAAGCAGTGGTTAGGAAGCTAAAAAGTCAGGACATGTGGAAGCGCTTACCATCCATCGCCGTTGAGGCTGTTAAAGTAGTTAAGACAGATCTGACGCCTGAGCAGCTTATATATATAGCATCGCTCTTTAGAGGAATCGATTTTTCAAGAATAAGGTGGGGAATGGTCCCTGGACGTCCTGCGTATATAGATGGAATATCTTACTGGCTTCCCGATTTAAACGCTCTGGAGAGATTAAAGAAATGGGTTATTTGGGGGGAAGGCCCTTCTCCTAAGGACATTAAGCGGGAAATAACTGTAGAAGTTTTAAATGGAAATGGTCTATTAGGTGCTGCTTCAAAGGTCAGGAAAATACTGGAAGGATATGGCTATAGGGTTATAAAAGTAGGTAATGCTGATAGGTTAGATTACTCTATAACAAAGATAGTGGATAACACAGGTAGAAATTTAGAAGTGGCTAAAAGGATCGTGAAAATACTCGGTTATGGGGTAGCGATAAGCGAGAGGAGAAAGGATAGCAGTTTTTCCATAACTATAATCTTAGGAAAGGATATGAAGGAATGA
- a CDS encoding MBL fold metallo-hydrolase, whose protein sequence is MSLVDRIEELKEGIYVLKGATNIGILRFKGNEAVVIDTGLDKDVGKRILKALDILGLHLSVIINTHSHADHCGGNHFLIRRTDACVYASKLEAAIIENTLFEPIYLFCGAYPIEELKVKFLMAKPSHVDHHLEEIPSSLEFDDLHLKILCLKGHSWEQIGVEAKGVLFCGDALFPERVLDKYGIPFNVSIYDQMRTLESLRSANCEIFVPSHTDPTNDISHLIALNKERLIEVEQRIKGILDKELTLDEVISRLCGSFKIRLVDMVEYSLVKTSVLAFLKYLCERGEIHFKLRENALYWKRSS, encoded by the coding sequence ATGAGTCTCGTTGATAGAATCGAGGAGCTTAAGGAGGGCATCTATGTTCTTAAGGGTGCTACTAACATTGGTATATTGAGATTTAAGGGAAATGAAGCTGTAGTTATAGATACGGGCTTGGATAAGGATGTTGGTAAGAGGATTCTTAAAGCACTTGATATATTGGGGCTTCACCTAAGTGTCATTATTAATACGCATTCACATGCGGATCACTGTGGAGGTAACCACTTTCTGATAAGGAGAACAGATGCTTGCGTTTACGCTTCTAAGCTTGAAGCAGCTATTATAGAGAATACCTTGTTTGAGCCTATCTACCTTTTTTGCGGAGCATATCCCATAGAGGAATTGAAGGTAAAGTTCCTGATGGCTAAGCCTTCACACGTTGATCATCACTTGGAAGAAATCCCCTCCAGCTTAGAATTTGATGACTTACACTTGAAAATATTATGCCTTAAAGGGCATTCATGGGAACAAATAGGAGTCGAAGCGAAAGGCGTTTTATTCTGTGGAGATGCGCTTTTTCCTGAGAGAGTACTAGATAAGTATGGTATTCCTTTTAATGTAAGTATTTATGACCAGATGAGAACCCTTGAGAGCTTAAGAAGTGCGAATTGTGAGATTTTCGTTCCTTCTCATACTGATCCTACAAATGATATTTCTCATCTCATAGCTCTCAACAAGGAAAGACTTATTGAAGTGGAGCAAAGGATAAAAGGGATTCTTGATAAAGAGCTTACCTTGGATGAAGTCATTTCGAGACTTTGTGGGAGCTTTAAGATTCGCTTAGTCGATATGGTGGAGTACTCTCTTGTTAAAACCTCAGTGCTTGCTTTTTTAAAATATCTTTGTGAACGTGGGGAAATCCACTTTAAACTTAGGGAAAATGCTCTTTACTGGAAAAGAAGTAGCTAA
- the rsfS gene encoding ribosome silencing factor — MSSEALVKRIVRTLEDHKAEDLVVLDIGEISYIADFFVICTGRSETHMESLAEEVEFELKKEGVLPQGVEGMRGGRWILLDYGSVVVHIFTPEGRLLYDLERIWNQAKRVHFE; from the coding sequence ATATCATCAGAGGCTTTGGTTAAAAGGATTGTACGTACACTTGAGGATCACAAAGCGGAGGATCTTGTAGTGCTTGATATAGGGGAAATAAGCTATATAGCTGACTTTTTCGTGATATGCACGGGGCGTTCAGAAACTCATATGGAGTCTCTTGCTGAGGAGGTTGAGTTCGAGCTCAAAAAGGAAGGGGTTTTACCGCAAGGGGTTGAGGGAATGAGAGGTGGCAGGTGGATTCTACTTGATTACGGTAGCGTGGTAGTTCATATTTTCACTCCTGAAGGAAGATTACTATATGACCTTGAGCGGATATGGAATCAGGCTAAGAGGGTTCATTTCGAATGA
- the nadD gene encoding nicotinate-nucleotide adenylyltransferase: MSRIGIMGGTFDPIHYGHLIAAEEARQTFCLDKVIFIPAKIPPHKLGHRISDPEHRYRMVLLATLDNPLFEVSRIEIDRKGVSYSVDTVRELREKLGDEVELFFITGIDIVADLKSWKEPETLLKMCNFIAVSRAGYSLEILKKNLPRNFLSRINIIEIPSPPISSTDIRRRVRHRKTIKYLVPSLVESYIRKAGLYLI; encoded by the coding sequence ATGAGCAGGATTGGCATAATGGGAGGCACGTTTGACCCGATACACTACGGTCATCTTATAGCGGCTGAGGAAGCTCGTCAGACTTTTTGTTTAGATAAGGTAATATTCATCCCTGCCAAGATTCCTCCTCATAAGCTGGGTCATCGTATAAGTGATCCGGAGCATAGGTATAGAATGGTTCTTCTTGCCACATTAGATAACCCCCTCTTTGAGGTCTCACGTATAGAGATAGACAGGAAGGGGGTTTCCTACAGCGTTGATACGGTAAGGGAACTTAGAGAAAAGCTTGGAGATGAAGTGGAGCTTTTTTTTATAACTGGAATAGACATCGTAGCGGATTTAAAAAGCTGGAAGGAGCCTGAGACTCTTCTGAAGATGTGTAATTTTATAGCGGTTAGTCGTGCAGGATACTCTTTGGAGATCCTTAAGAAGAACCTGCCGAGGAACTTTTTAAGTAGGATAAATATTATTGAGATACCTTCGCCTCCTATTTCTTCAACGGATATAAGAAGGAGGGTGAGACACAGGAAAACGATAAAATATCTGGTGCCTTCACTTGTTGAGAGCTATATTAGGAAAGCTGGCTTATATTTGATATAA